Proteins co-encoded in one Microcebus murinus isolate Inina chromosome 5, M.murinus_Inina_mat1.0, whole genome shotgun sequence genomic window:
- the LOC142870975 gene encoding ATP synthase peripheral stalk subunit b, mitochondrial: protein MLSRVVLSAVATAAPCLKNSALLGPGVLQATRIFHTGQPSLAPVPPLPEYGGKVRFGLIPEEFFQFLYPKTGVTGPYVLGTGLILYSLSKEIYVISPETFSGLATIGIIVFVVKKYGASVGEFADKLNEQKIAELEEVKQASIKQIQDVIDMEKSQQALCQKRHYLFDVQRNNIAMALEVTYRERLHRVYKEVKNRLDYHISVQNMMRRKEQEHMINWVEKQVMQSISAQQEKEAIAKCIADLKLLAKKAKAQPVL, encoded by the coding sequence ATGCTGTCCCGAGTGGTGCTTTCTGCCGTCGCCACAGCGGCCCCCTGCCTGAAGAACTCAGCCCTCCTAGGTCCAGGGGTATTGCAAGCAACAAGGATCTTTCACACAGGACAGCCAAGTCTTGCCCCTGTGCCGCCTCTTCCTGAATATGGAGGAAAAGTTCGTTTTGGGCTGATCCCTGAGGAATTCTTCCAGTTTCTTTACCCTAAAACCGGAGTGACAGGACCCTATGTGCTTGGAACTGGGCTTATCTTATATTCTCTATCCAAAGAGATATATGTGATTTCCCCAGAGACATTCTCTGGCTTAGCAACAATAGGGATTATTGTCTTTGTAGTTAAAAAATATGGTGCCTCTGTTGGAGAATTTGCTGATAAACTCAATGAGCAAAAAATTGCCGAACTAGAAGAGGTGAAGCAAGCCTCCATCAAACAAATCCAGGATGTGATTGATATGGAGAAGTCACAGCAGGCATTGTGTCAGAAGCGCCATTACCTTTTTGATGTCCAGAGGAATAACATTGCTATGGCTTTGGAGGTTACTTACCGGGAACGGCTACATAGAGTATATAAGGAGGTAAAGAATCGCCTGGACTATCATATTTCTGTGCAAAATATGATGCGTCGAAAGGAACAGGAGCACATGATAAACTGGGTGGAGAAGCAAGTGATGCAGAGCATCTCTGCACAGCAGGAAAAGGAGGCAATTGCCAAGTGCATTGCAGATCTCAAGCTACTTGCAAAGAAGGCTAAAGCACAGCCAGTTCTGTAA